A window of the Brassica oleracea var. oleracea cultivar TO1000 chromosome C1, BOL, whole genome shotgun sequence genome harbors these coding sequences:
- the LOC106309790 gene encoding uncharacterized protein LOC106309790, translating into MSGFHTRSKGSSNLIPLELELGRLERQVKKKRLESAEEVEMAEHQEDQFQDNPQNPIPVDEREGNNAGDNQQAGVAARQQAGDYGMPRMTLAHYDTPDAFYADRSGIRPPPIERRDFEIKTGLINLVEKNPFHGNPSEDPMYHLEHFERVCDTSRHNGVPQGALKCRLFPFSLADKAIRWLKSIPPGSLTTWEETRAAFLQHFFTKSRSTYLRSRIGSFQQLDSESFHEAWERFKEYTQDCPHHGYTDVSLLNIFYNGVHEESQDAMDTASNGDFMTKTVEEAYTLLNNLSSSKANRKSRFDTSQKGVGYESKKIDELNAKIEMLLKRDQKSVKFVEEQGYRSSQEAVGDDSSDMQADVNYIGGQGNYNRGYNQNLGWNQNQQNNLSYRSNNVENPQHQSYPQAGNRQNQNQNQSVFNQGFQNRNQYQGNNSGNSGFQQRQQYNNYQNQGNASSSQPSQDNEIKKMLQMVLEGQKNSTAEINTKVDNMYGELNGKFEALNTHLKVLEKQVAQTASSSRTAPGFLPGKSETNPKEFVNAVTLRSGKTIEESKEKEIDRSQEQIDRSKGKEIDLSGPSGSTDPVSTKPNSSEPEEVYVAPPAYVPKAPYPSRPRQKIKEREYEKLKNLVGELHVRLPFVEAVKMVPSLKRYMKEILTDKMSLERGVLMLNEECSAVLQNVMPKKREDPGAFVLPCRIGSLTFERSLCDLGSGVSLMPFSVSERLGMTNYKPTRISLVLADRSVRRPVGVLENIPVGVGKGYVLTDFVVLELEEEPKDPLILGRPFLATAGAMIDVQNGHIDLRLGDMAMRYNVEKVLKNPTIDGQTFWVDTLTELVEEMDEELHTDDPLQVALTQRESEFGFMNQEVVGFSEILDSAPPIEKHVAYVSLEDSGTDKTVKPSSSQPDWSEENAPKVELKALPAGLRYAFLGPNSTYPVIICANLNNVETALLLSKLRKYRKALGYSLDDITGISPDLCMHKIHLEDESKTSIEHQRRLNPKLMEVVKKEILKLLSAGVIYPISDSTWVSPVHVVPKKGGITVITNEKAELIPTRTVTGHRMCIDYRKLNSATRKDHFPLPFIDQMLERLANHPYYCFLDGYSGFFQIPIHPDDQEKTTFTCPYGTFAYRRMPFGLCNAPATFQRCMMSIFTDLIEDIMEVFMDDFSVYGSSFSDCLANLCKVLERCEEKNLVLNWEKCHFMVKDGIVLGHRISEQGIEVDKAKIEVMTSLQPPRTVRDIRSFLGHAGFYRRFIKDFSMIARPLTRLLCKEAKFVFDADCLAAFQILKKSLVSAPIVQPPDWDLPFEIMCDASDYAIGAVLGQRKDKKLHVIYYASRTLDDAQIKYATTEKELLAVVYAFEKFRSYLVGSKVIVHTDHAALKYLMTKKDAKPRLLRWILLLQEFDIEIRDKRGAENGVADHLSRMRVEAETPLDDTLPEENVYVITLLEDEYLDQADCCVMRQIQDDLPWFADFANYLCAGIEPPNLKGYERKKFMRDVNHYYWDDPFLYKRCSDGLFRRCVLENEMQGILFHCHSSEYAGHFATFKTVSKVLQAGYWWPTLFRDAHEFVSKCDACQRKGNISKRNEMPQNFILEVEVFDVWGIDFMGPFPSSYGNEYILVAVDYVSKWVEAVASKTNDSSVVKKMFKTVVFPRFGIPRVVISDGGSHFINKTFDKLLKKHGVKHKVATPYHPQTSGQVEISNREIKGILEKAVGKTRKDWAVKLDDALWAYRTAYKTPLGTTPFNLVYGKSCHLPVELEYSGFWATKLMNFDIKTAAERRMVQLNELDEILLNAYENTKIYKERTKAWHDRKIIPRDFAVGDKVLLFNSRLKLFPGKLKSRWSGPFTITEVRPYGAVVLEENGKKFTVNGQRLKPYFTDAKPEEGTNIPLSEPDIA; encoded by the coding sequence ATGAGCGGATTTCATACTAGAAGCAAAGGATCATCGAATTTAATACCTTTGGAGTTAGAGCTCGGCCGCCTAGAGAGACAAGTGAAAAAGAAAAGACTTGAGTCCGCTGAAGAGGTTGAAATGGCTGAACACCAAGAAGACCAGTTTCAGGACAACCCGCAAAATCCAATTCCTGTAGATGAACGAGAAGGCAACAATGCTGGTGATAATCAGCAGGCTGGTGTAGCTGCAAGACAACAGGCTGGAGACTATGGCATGCCTAGGATGACGCTTGCACATTATGATACACCAGATGCATTCTATGCCGATCGTTCTGGGATTCGCCCACCTCCCATTGAGAGAAGAGACTTTGAGATCAAGACTGGTCTCATTAATTTGGTGGAGAAAAATCCGTTTCATGGAAACCCGTCTGAGGACCCGATGTATCACTTGGAGCATTTTGAGCGAGTCTGTGACACCAGCAGACATAATGGAGTTCCTCAAGGCGCTTTGAAATGCAGGTTGTTCCCGTTTTCCTTAGCTGATAAAGCTATCAGATGGTTAAAGTCCATCCCTCCAGGATCTCTTACTACATGGGAAGAGACAAGAGCTGCTTTTCTACAGCATTTCTTCACCAAGTCAAGGTCCACATATCTGAGAAGCAGAATTGGAAGCTTTCAGCAACTTGATTCAGAAAGCTTTCATGAGGCTTGGGAGCGTTTCAAGGAGTACACACAGGACTGCCCTCACCATGGCTACACTGATGTGAGTTTGCTGAACATTTTCTATAATGGAGTTCATGAAGAGAGTCAAGATGCCATGGACACAGCAAGTAATGGTGATTTCATGACCAAGACTGTTGAAGAAGCTTACACCTTGTTGAACAACCTGTCATCCAGCAAAGCAAACCGCAAGTCAAGGTTTGATACCAGCCAGAAGGGTGTTGGTTATGAATCCAAGAAGATAGATGAGTTGAATGCCAAGATTGAGATGCTTCTCAAGAGAGATCAGAAATCTGTGAAATTTGTGGAGGAGCAAGGCTATCGTTCCTCACAAGAAGCTGTTGGTGATGATTCAAGTGATATGCAGGCTGATGTGAACTACATTGGTGGTCAAGGAAACTACAACAGAGGCTACAATCAGAACCTTGGGTGGAATCAAAATCAGCAAAATAATCTGTCTTACCGGAGCAACAATGTGGAGAATCCACAACATCAGTCCTACCCTCAGGCAGGAAACAGGCAGAACCAGAATCAGAACCAGAGTGTGTTCAACCAAGGATTTCAGAACAGAAATCAATATCAGGGGAACAACTCGGGCAACTCAGGATTTCAGCAAAGGCAGCAGTACAACAACTATCAGAATCAAGGAAATGCCTCTTCGTCACAGCCTTCTCAGGATAACGAAATTAAGAAGATGCTGCAAATGGTGCTAGAAGGTCAGAAGAATAGCACTGCAGAGATAAACACCAAGGTGGATAACATGTATGGAGAGCTTAATGGGAAGTTCGAAGCTTTGAACACCCATTTGAAAGTTTTGGAAAAGCAAGTTGCTCAAACCGCCTCTAGCAGCAGAACAGCACCTGGATTTCTACCAGGGAAGTCAGAGACGAATCCCAAGGAGTTTGTGAATGCTGTAACACTTAGGAGTGGAAAAACGATTGAGGAATCGAAAGAGAAAGAGATCGACCGATCTCAAGAACAGATCGACCGATCCAAGGGGAAGGAGATCGACCTATCCGGTCCATCTGGATCGACCGATCCCGTGTCGACGAAACCAAATTCCTCCGAACCTGAAGAGGTGTATGTGGCGCCTCCTGCTTATGTTCCTAAGGCTCCATACCCATCCAGACCAAGGCAGAAGATCAAAGAACGTGAGTACGAGAAGCTAAAGAACCTTGTTGGGGAGTTACATGTGAGATTGCCATTCGTTGAAGCGGTGAAGATGGTACCTTCTCTTAAAAGGTACATGAAGGAGATTCTTACCGATAAGATGAGCCTAGAGCGGGGTGTGTTGATGCTCAATGAGGAGTGTAGCGCAGTTCTACAAAATGTCATGCCTAAAAAGCGTGAAGATCCCGGAGCATTTGTTCTACCATGCCGCATTGGATCACTTACCTTTGAGAGGAGTCTCTGCGATCTGGGTTCAGGAGTGAGCCTAATGCCTTTCTCTGTCTCTGAGAGGCTAGGCATGACGAACTACAAACCTACAAGGATCTCCTTGGTCCTTGCTGACCGATCAGTGCGAAGACCAGTCGGTGTACTAGAAAACATCCCTGTTGGTGTTGGAAAGGGATATGTGCTTACCGATTTTGTAGTTCTGGAGCTGGAAGAGGAACCTAAAGATCCTCTCATTTTGGGCAGACCGTTTTTAGCTACTGCTGGAGCCATGATTGATGTACAGAATGGGCATATAGACTTACGTCTAGGAGACATGGCGATGAGATACAATGTGGAGAAGGTGCTGAAAAATCCGACTATTGATGGACAGACTTTCTGGGTTGATACATTGACTGAACTGGTGGAGGAAATGGATGAAGAGTTGCACACTGATGATCCTCTACAAGTCGCATTGACCCAAAGGGAGAGTGAGTTTGGGTTCATGAACCAAGAAGTGGTTGGATTTTCTGAGATTTTAGATTCAGCCCCACCGATTGAGAAGCATGTCGCCTATGTCAGCCTTGAAGACTCAGGCACCGATAAAACCGTCAAACCGTCATCCTCCCAACCAGATTGGAGTGAGGAGAATGCTCCAAAGGTGGAACTTAAAGCCCTCCCAGCTGGGCTGAGGTATGCATTCTTGGGACCGAATTCCACATATCCTGTTATTATTTGTGCTAACCTGAATAATGTGGAGACCGCTTTGCTTCTTTCAAAATTGCGAAAGTATAGAAAAGCATTGGGGTACTCTTTGGATGATATTACAGGTATTTCTCCAGATCTTTGCATGCACAAGATTCACTTGGAGGATGAGTCAAAGACGTCCATAGAGCACCAGCGAAGACTGAATCCCAAACTGATGGAAGTTGTGAAAAAGGAGATTCTAAAGCTGTTGAGTGCAGGGGTGATCTACCCAATTTCAGACAGTACTTGGGTGAGCCCGGTTCATGTGGTTCCTAAGAAGGGTGGCATCACTGTCATCACAAATGAGAAGGCTGAGCTGATTCCTACCAGAACAGTCACAGGGCATAGGATGTGCATTGACTACAGGAAGCTAAACTCAGCCACAAGGAAGGACCACTTCCCACTTCCTTTCATTGACCAGATGCTGGAAAGACTAGCCAACCACCCCTACTACTGTTTTCTCGATGGTTACTCTGGGTTCTTTCAGATACCCATTCATCCAGACGACCAAGAGAAGACAACATTCACCTGTCCATACGGTACTTTTGCCTACAGGAGAATGCCTTTCGGATTGTGCAATGCTCCTGCCACTTTCCAGAGATGCATGATGTCGATCTTTACTGATCTTATTGAGGACATTATGGAGGTTTTTATGGACGATTTCTCAGTCTACGGTTCTTCATTTAGCGACTGCCTTGCTAATCTGTGCAAGGTGCTGGAAAGATGTGAGGAGAAGAACTTGGTGTTAAATTGGGAGAAGTGTCATTTCATGGTGAAAGATGGCATTGTTTTGGGTCACAGGATATCAGAGCAGGGTATCGAGGTTGACAAAGCAAAGATTGAAGTTATGACCAGCCTACAGCCTCCCAGGACAGTGAGGGATATTCGGAGTTTTCTGGGACATGCCGGTTTTTACAGGAGGTTTATCAAAGACTTCTCTATGATAGCGAGGCCACTCACCCGTCTGCTGTGCAAAGAAGCGAAGTTTGTTTTTGATGCTGACTGCCTCGCTGCGTTTCAGATTCTCAAGAAGTCTCTAGTCAGTGCTCCCATTGTGCAGCCACCAGATTGGGACTTGCCATTTGAAATAATGTGTGACGCAAGTGATTACGCGATTGGAGCTGTTTTGGGGCAGAGAAAAGACAAGAAACTCCATGTGATCTATTATGCCAGCCGAACGCTTGATGATGCTCAAATCAAGTATGCTACCACTGAGAAGGAGTTGCTGGCAGTAGTTTATGCTTTCGAGAAGTTCAGGTCCTATTTGGTGGGCTCGAAAGTAATTGTGCACACAGATCATGCAGCCTTGAAGTACCTGATGACGAAAAAAGATGCTAAACCGAGACTCTTAAGGTGGATCTTACTGCTACAGGAGTTTGATATTGAGATCAGAGACAAGAGAGGAGCAGAAAATGGAGTGGCAGATCATCTTTCCCGAATGAGAGTGGAAGCTGAAACACCACTGGATGATACATTACCCGAGGAGAATGTCTATGTGATCACCTTGCTGGAGGATGAGTATTTGGATCAGGCTGATTGCTGTGTCATGAGACAAATTCAGGATGATCTACCATGGTTTGCAGACTTTGCAAACTATCTATGTGCTGGAATTGAACCACCGAACCTGAAGGGGTATGAGAGGAAGAAGTTCATGAGAGATGTGAACCACTATTACTGGGATGATCCCTTCCTCTACAAGAGATGCTCAGATGGTTTATTCAGGAGATGTGTTCTGGAGAATGAGATGCAAGGGATTCTTTTCCACTGCCACAGTTCAGAATACGCAGGCCATTTTGCAACATTCAAGACGGTTTCTAAGGTCCTGCAGGCTGGTTACTGGTGGCCTACACTTTTCAGAGACGCCCATGAGTTTGTCTCAAAGTGTGATGCATGTCAGCGGAAGGGTAACATCAGTAAGAGAAATGAGATGCCCCAAAATTTCATCCTTGAAGTTGAAGTTTTTGATGTATGGGGAATTGATTTTATGGGCCCTTTCCCATCTTCTTATGGAAATGAGTACATCCTGGTTGCGGTTGATTATGTCTCCAAGTGGGTGGAAGCAGTAGCCAGCAAGACAAATGACTCTAGTGTTGTCAAGAAAATGTTCAAGACAGTCGTTTTTCCAAGATTCGGGATCCCGAGAGTGGTTATTAGTGATGGAGGCTCTCATTTCATCAACAAGACGTTCGATAAACTGCTGAAGAAACATGGAGTAAAGCATAAGGTAGCTACACCTTATCATCCTCAGACAAGTGGGCAGGTTGAAATATCGAACCGAGAAATCAAGGGGATTTTGGAGAAGGCTGTAGGCAAAACAAGGAAAGATTGGGCTGTGAAGCTTGATGACGCCTTATGGGCGTATAGAACCGCCTATAAAACTCCCTTGGGCACCACTCCTTTTAATCTGGTCTATGGAAAGTCTTGTCACCTACCTGTGGAATTGGAGTACAGTGGTTTTTGGGCAACGAAGTTGATGAACTTCGACATTAAAACCGCTGCAGAAAGGAGGATGGTTCAGTTGAACGAGCTGGACGAGATTCTGTTGAACGCCTATGAGAACACCAAAATCTACAAGGAAAGAACTAAGGCGTGGCATGACAGAAAGATAATCCCGAGAGACTTCGCTGTTGGAGACAAAGTCCTTCTGTTCAACTCTAGACTCAAGCTATTCCCTGGAAAGCTTAAGTCTCGTTGGTCCGGACCTTTCACCATCACAGAGGTTAGACCTTATGGAGCTGTTGTCTTGGAAGAGAATGGGAAGAAGTTCACAGTCAATGGGCAGAGGCTAAAACCTTACTTCACAGATGCAAAACCCGAAGAAGGAACCAACATTCCTTTATCGGAACCTGATATCGCCTAA
- the LOC106329441 gene encoding pentatricopeptide repeat-containing protein At5g65560-like, producing MALRRQFFSTSVKNETLESLLSEYYKQKNLNNLSPKPSHKISSHVKPVTTPISLRSLFSGFRWQNNPSLVSFLQYATSVDVSSLSSLSLNPNFKDTVSCHAAVLHVLTSHGISCHVPRIFISMTKMCRSVEECMLVADFYRRFKSQLTPKYCHALLDLLAKYDVVVEMKKVYTEMLEKGMVSSRGNYTPNLMIESYCKRGYVVASRQYLCKMIQAGLAPDHVTFTSLILGHCRRHHVEAAFHVFKEMVDHGCAQCYEKLILEICEIRNLEMAERVLDQMLKEGIIPSDCVFIALVNRCCMLQEYGEAVKIVEDKIRCGHLLPFEYCKTLVYRLYDVGDKRRAGSVIKKLLCSGFYHDELACENWLNVGQSGSLLHLLFYELQPSSALFL from the coding sequence ATGGCGCTCCGTCGACAGTTCTTCAGCACATCGGTGAAAAATGAGACATTAGAGAGTTTGCTCTCCGAATATTATAAGCAGAAGAATCTTAATAATCTGTCCCCAAAGCCGTCCCATAAGATCTCTTCACACGTCAAACCCGTTACTACACCAATCTCATTACGTTCCCTTTTCTCCGGGTTTAGGTGGCAGAACAATCCTTCCCTGGTATCATTCCTACAGTATGCTACGTCTGTCGATGTATCCTCACTTTCCTCCCTCAGTCTTAATCCCAACTTTAAAGATACTGTGTCCTGCCATGCAGCTGTCCTCCATGTTTTGACATCACATGGAATCTCGTGTCACGTCCCTAGGATCTTCATATCCATGACAAAGATGTGCCGTTCGGTGGAAGAATGTATGTTAGTTGCTGATTTCTATAGGAGGTTTAAGTCTCAGCTTACTCCCAAATACTGCCACGCATTGTTGGATTTATTGGCTAAATATGATGTGGTCGTTGAGATGAAGAAAGTATATACAGAAATGTTGGAGAAAGGTATGGTCTCTTCTCGGGGTAATTACACACCCAATCTCATGATTGAGTCGTATTGCAAGCGTGGATATGTGGTTGCGTCGAGACAGTATCTCTGTAAGATGATTCAAGCTGGCTTGGCTCCTGATCATGTCACCTTTACATCTTTGATTCTTGGTCATTGTAGAAGACACCATGTGGAAGCTGCTTTCCATGTTTTCAAGGAGATGGTAGATCATGGGTGTGCACAATGCTATGAGAAACTCATATTAGAGATCTGTGAAATTAGGAATCTTGAAATGGCGGAAAGGGTGTTGGATCAAATGCTTAAAGAAGGAATAATTCCAAGTGATTGTGTTTTTATTGCACTTGTTAACCGTTGCTGCATGCTTCAAGAGTATGGAGAAGCTGTGAAGATTGTGGAAGATAAGATTCGTTGTGGTCACTTACTGCCATTTGAGTATTGCAAAACCTTGGTTTACAGGTTGTATGACGTAGGAGATAAAAGGAGAGCAGGATCAGTTATAAAGAAGCTGCTTTGCTCTGGCTTCTACCATGATGAACTTGCTTGTGAAAACTGGCTTAACGTAGGGCAGAGCGGCTCGTTGCTACACCTTCTCTTTTATGAGTTGCAACCATCTTCCGCTTTGTTTTTGTAA
- the LOC106302831 gene encoding putative F-box/LRR-repeat protein 19, giving the protein MGSRVHPEWTELPPECLLGIFSRLTMGQRRNGPMLVCKTWTNLCQDPSLNTILDLEAEFLSSPNCIYWWSPEFEEKVNSTIQSVVDQSEGGLKEIRVRHCTNQSLSYVAERCPNLEVLGVTYSPKVTVESMRKIASSCTKLTELDISCSYLISGECIEIVGTNCKNIHTLKRNLMQTSEILRLFMHCTYVHGLCFETSGNIDVFAIRNYMSQLKHLELRFSTVTDKALPFLCKGCPNLEYLDLVGCRYLTSDGVTNGISSLKNLKEIKKPEFTALLH; this is encoded by the exons ATGGGATCTAGAGTCCACCCTGAGTGGACAGAGTTGCCTCCGGAATGTCTCCTCGGCATCTTCTCACGTCTGACCATGGGACAAAGACGGAACGGACCAATGCTGGTCTGCAAAACGTGGACAAACCTATGCCAAGACCCGTCCCTCAACACTATCTTGGACCTTGAAGCTGAGTTTCTGTCTTCCCCAAATTGCATCTACTGGTGGAGTCCAGAGTTCGAGGAAAAAGTTAACTCAACCATCCAGTCTGTCGTCGATCAGAGCGAAGGCGGTCTCAAAGAGATTCGAGTCAGGCATTGTACGAATCAATCTCTCTCTTACGTTGCCGAAAG GTGTCCTAATCTTGAGGTACTTGGGGTTACATATAGCCCAAAGGTTACAGTTGAGTCAATGAGGAAGATAGCCTCAAGCTGCACTAAGCTTACAGAGCTTGATATAAGCTGCTCTTATTTAATATCTGGTGAATGTATCGAAATAGTGGGTACGAACTGCAAGAATATTCATACTCTGAAACGCAATTTGATGCAAACTTCGGAGATCCTGAGGTTGTTTATGCATTGTACATACGTGCATGGTTTGTGTTTCGAAACTTCAGGAAATATTGATGTTTTTGCAATTAGGAATTACATGAGTCAGCTGAAGCACCTGGAACTTCGATTCTCAACAGTGACTGATAAAGCTCTTCCCTTTCTTTGTAAAGGATGTCCGAATCTAGAGTATTTGGACTTGGTTGGGTGTAGGTACTTGACTAGCGACGGAGTTACTAACGGTATCTCGAGCTTGAAGAATTTGAAGGAGATCAAGAAACCAGAATTTACAGCGTTACTCCACTAA
- the LOC106342872 gene encoding uncharacterized protein LOC106342872 gives MKEITDSVDPRIVFKHQSLLQDYHELRKETVFKMRKLEMMKQRRSNLDAEVRFLKRRYKHLKQDQTLETSSPNLLRLSETGDVKVPSKRKSSSLRQKEELALEKNPKRRRGDEVLTNSSPLPDLNGGGSTFKVPAFDLNQISREEEEPEANGGQVVVEATKKAMLGSGNDDLCEMKLPICRDVEKELNRAAVKRKVSWQDPVALSV, from the exons ATGAAGGAGATTACTGATTCCGTCGATCCCAGGATCGTGTTCAAGCATCAATCCCTTCTGCAGGATTATCACGAATTGCGAAAG GAAACAGTGTTTAAGATGAGGAAACTGGAGATGATGAAACAGAGACGATCAAACCTTGACGCAGAAGTTAG GTTCTTGAAGCGTAGATACAAACACTTGAAGCAAGACCAAACTCTTGAAACATCATCTCCCAACTTGTTGAGATTGTCAGAAACTGGAGATGTGAAGGTGCCGAGTAAAAGAAAGAGCTCTTCTCTGAGACAGAAGGAAGAATTGGCATTAGAGAAGAATCCAAAAAGGAGGAGAGGAGACGAGGTTCTGACTAACTCATCTCCACTTCCTGATCTTAACGGAGGTGGGAGCACTTTCAAAGTCCCGGCCTTTGACCTAAACCAGATCTCG AGAGAAGAAGAGGAACCGGAAGCGAATGGTGGACAAGTGGTCGTTGAAGCAACAAAGAAGGCAATGCTTGGTAGTGGAAACGATGATCTTTGCGAGATGAAGTTGCCGATATGCAGAGACGTGGAGAAAGAGTTAAACAGAGCAGCAGTGAAGAGGAAGGTTTCATGGCAAGATCCAGTTGCTTTAAGTGTTTGA
- the LOC106309828 gene encoding signal recognition particle receptor subunit alpha-like, whose product MLEQLLIFTRGGLILWTCKELGKALKGSPIDTLIRSCLLEERSGEVSFNYEAYTLKWTFHNDLGLVFVAVYQRILHLLYVDDLLSMVKESFSEIYDPKRMSYDDFDETFRQLRMEAEARGEELRKVKQVGKVVSSVKKQGQVSKSGLDGGNKSGGGGSKKDVGDGDKDKDKVGSFMTNGNHKMEDDDSDKTNGKENTADNVVLDPSKLMKLRSKGVRGRGGVRKTDSIGNKSSKVAAAEPPKKATKKNRVWDDAAPKQVKLDFTDSVGENGNGNHDHVDIAAADQGESMMDKEEVFSSDDESEDDDDEARSDEKKPEAKKKGWFSSVFQSITGKANLERTDLEPALKALKERLMTKNVAEEIAEKLCESVEASLEGKKLASFTRISSTVQGAMEDALIRILTPRRSIDIMRDVHAAKEQRRPYVVVFVGVNGVGKSTNLAKVAYWLQQHKVSVMMAACDTFRSGAVEQLRTHARRLQIPIFEKGYEKDPAVVAKEAIQEATRNGSDVVLVDTAGRMQDNEPLMRALSKLINLNKPDLVLFVGEALVGNDAVDQLSKFNQKLSDLSNSGTTRLIDGILLTKFDTIDDKVGAALSMVYISGAPVMFVGCGQSYTDLKKLNVKAIVKTLLK is encoded by the exons ATGTTAGAACAGCTTCTGATCTTCACGCGAGGAGGATTAATCCTCTGGACATGCAAGGAGCTCGGGAAAGCTCTCAAAGGCTCACCAATCGACACTCTGATCCGCTCCTGCCTCCTCGAGGAGCGATCTGGTGAAGTCTCCTTCAACTACGAAGCCTACACTCTCAAGTGGACCTTCCACAACGATCTTGGACTCGTCTTCGTCGCTGTTTATCAGCGGATCCTCCACTTGCTCTACGTGGACGACTTGCTCTCCATGGTGAAGGAAAGCTTCTCTGAGATTTATGATCCTAAGCGGATGAGTTACGATGATTTTGATGAGACGTTTAGGCAGCTTAGGATGGAGGCTGAGGCTAGGGGGGAGGAGTTGAGGAAGGTGAAGCAAGTTGGGAAGGTTGTGAGCAGTGTTAAGAAGCAAGGGCAGGTGTCAAAATCTGGTCTTGATGGGGGAAACAAAAGTGGTGGTGGAGGATCGAAGAAGGATGTTGGAGATGGGGATAAGGATAAAGATAAAGTCGGGAGCTTTATGACTAATGGTAATCATAAGATGGAAGATGATGATTCTGACAAGACTAACGGGAAAGAAAACACGGCTGATAATGTTGTACTTGATCCGAGTAAGCTTATGAAGCTGAGGAGTAAAGGTGTAAGAGGTAGAGGTGGTGTAAGGAAGACTGACAGTATAGGTAATAAAAGTTCCAAGGTTGCTGCTGCGGAACCGCCGAAGAAGGCGACGAAGAAGAATAGGGTTTGGGATGATGCGGCTCCTAAGCAAGTGAAGCTGGACTTTACTGATTCCGTTGGTGAGAATGGGAATGGGAACCATGATCATGTAGATATTGCGGCTGCTGACCAAGGAGAAAGTATGATGGATAAGGAAGAGGTTTTTAGCAGTGATGATGAAAGTGAAGATGATGATGACGAAGCAAGGAGTGATGAGAAGAAGCCTGAGGCTAAGAAGAAGGGATGGTTTTCTTCTGTTTTCCAGAG TATTACTGGGAAGGCTAATCTTGAAAGGACAGACCTTGAACCGGCCTTGAAAGCTCTGAAGGAACGGCTCATGACCAAAAATGTG GCTGAAGAGATAGCTGAGAAGCTTTGCGAATCAGTGGAAGCAAGTCTTGAAGGAAAGAAGCTGGCATCGTTCACGAGGATCTCTTCAACCGTTCAG GGAGCGATGGAGGATGCTCTGATTCGCATATTGACTCCGAGACGCTCCATTGATATAATGAGAGACGTTCATGCTGCCAAAGAACAGAGGAGGCCTTATGTGGTCGTGTTTGTTGGAGTCAACGGAGTTGGCAAATCCACCAATCTGGCCAAAGTGGCGTATTGGCTTCAGCAGCATAAGGTCAGTGTAATGATGGCTGCTTGTGACACATTCCGTTCTGGAGCTGTTGAGCAGTTGAGAACTCATGCTCGTAGGTTACAG ATACCAATATTTGAGAAGGGTTATGAGAAGGATCCAGCAGTAGTTGCTAAGGAAGCCATACAGGAAGCAACTCGGAATGGATCCGATGTTGTTCTTGTTGACACAGCTGGTCGGATGCAGGATAATGAACCTTTGATGAGAGCTCTCTCTAAGCTCATTAACCTCAATAAGCCAGACTTGGTCTTGTTTGTCGGTGAAGCTCTTGTTGGAAATGATGCTGTTGATCAGCTCTCAAAGTTTAATCAG AAACTCTCTGATCTCTCCAATTCTGGGACCACGAGATTGATTGATGGAATCTTACTGACAAAGTTCGATACCATTGACGATAAG GTTGGGGCAGCATTATCTATGGTTTACATATCGGGAGCACCGGTTATGTTCGTGGGTTGTGGCCAGTCTTACACTGACCTGAAGAAGCTCAATGTCAAGGCCATAGTCAAGACACTTCTCAAATGA